In Streptomyces nodosus, one DNA window encodes the following:
- a CDS encoding NfeD family protein — protein sequence MNIDTWVWWLVGAAALGIGLVITTLPELGMLAVGALAAAAVSGLGGDAVIQVVVFAVVSVALIAVVRPIAARHRSQNPELATGIEALKGKRATVLERVDGSGGRVKLAGEVWSARALDSELIYEVGQEVDIVDIEGATAVVM from the coding sequence GTGAACATCGACACATGGGTGTGGTGGCTGGTCGGTGCGGCGGCGCTCGGCATCGGACTGGTGATCACCACGTTGCCGGAGCTCGGCATGCTCGCGGTGGGCGCTCTCGCGGCCGCCGCGGTCTCCGGGCTCGGAGGCGACGCCGTCATCCAGGTCGTCGTCTTCGCCGTGGTCTCGGTGGCGCTCATCGCCGTGGTCCGGCCCATCGCCGCCCGGCATCGCTCCCAGAACCCCGAACTCGCCACGGGCATCGAGGCGTTGAAGGGGAAGCGGGCCACCGTCCTGGAACGCGTCGACGGCTCCGGCGGCCGGGTCAAACTCGCCGGGGAAGTCTGGTCGGCGCGCGCCCTCGACTCCGAACTCATCTATGAGGTGGGCCAGGAGGTGGACATCGTGGACATCGAGGGAGCCACCGCCGTCGTCATGTGA
- a CDS encoding ABC transporter ATP-binding protein, producing the protein MSDVLELEDVSVVREGRALVDQVSWSVKEGERWVIVGPNGAGKTTLLNVASSYLYPSSGTATILGETLGKPGTDVFELRPRIGMASIAMAEKLPKSQTVLGTVLTAAYGMTAGWHEEYEDVDEQRARAFLDRLGMSDFLDRKFGTLSEGERKRTLIARALMTDPELLLLDEPAAGLDLGGREDLVRRLGRLARDPIAPSMIMVTHHVEEIAPGFTHVLMIRQGKVLTAGPLELELTSRNLSLCFGLPLLVEQVGDRWTARGLPLS; encoded by the coding sequence ATGAGCGATGTTCTGGAGCTTGAGGACGTATCTGTGGTCCGCGAGGGCCGGGCGCTGGTGGACCAGGTCTCCTGGTCGGTCAAGGAGGGCGAGCGCTGGGTCATCGTCGGTCCCAACGGCGCCGGCAAGACGACCCTCCTCAACGTCGCCTCGAGCTACCTCTACCCCTCCTCCGGCACCGCCACCATCCTCGGTGAGACCCTCGGCAAGCCCGGCACCGACGTCTTCGAGCTGCGCCCGCGCATCGGCATGGCCAGCATCGCCATGGCCGAGAAGCTGCCCAAGAGCCAGACGGTCCTCGGGACCGTGCTGACCGCGGCCTACGGCATGACGGCCGGCTGGCACGAGGAGTACGAGGACGTCGACGAACAGCGCGCCCGTGCCTTCCTCGACCGCCTCGGCATGAGCGACTTCCTCGACCGGAAGTTCGGCACCCTCTCCGAGGGCGAGCGCAAGCGCACCCTCATCGCCCGCGCCCTGATGACCGACCCCGAGCTGCTGCTCCTGGACGAGCCCGCCGCCGGACTCGACCTCGGCGGCCGCGAGGACCTCGTACGCCGTCTCGGCCGTCTCGCCCGGGACCCGATCGCCCCCTCGATGATCATGGTCACCCACCATGTCGAGGAGATCGCCCCCGGCTTCACCCACGTCCTGATGATCCGTCAGGGCAAGGTGCTCACCGCGGGCCCGTTGGAGCTCGAACTCACCTCCCGCAACCTCTCCCTCTGCTTCGGACTCCCGCTCCTCGTGGAGCAGGTCGGCGACCGCTGGACGGCTCGGGGCCTGCCCCTGTCCTGA
- a CDS encoding response regulator, producing the protein MADPIKVLLVDDHQVVRRGLRTFLEVQDDIEVVGEASDGAEGVARAEELRPDVVLMDVKMPGMDGIEALRRLRELDNPARVLIVTSFTEQRTVVPALRAGAAGYVYKDVDPDALAGAIRSVHAGHVLLQPEVAEALLSQEEAPSGQGRAGSLTEREQEVLGLIADGRSNREIARALVLSEKTVKTHVSNILMKLDLADRTQAALWAVRHGVDR; encoded by the coding sequence GTGGCTGACCCGATCAAGGTGCTGCTTGTCGACGACCACCAGGTGGTCCGCCGTGGTCTGCGGACCTTCCTGGAGGTGCAGGACGACATCGAGGTCGTCGGAGAGGCGTCCGACGGCGCCGAGGGGGTGGCCCGCGCGGAGGAGCTGAGACCCGATGTCGTCCTCATGGACGTCAAGATGCCGGGCATGGACGGCATCGAGGCGCTGCGCAGGCTCCGCGAGCTGGACAACCCCGCGCGTGTGCTGATCGTGACCAGCTTCACCGAACAGCGCACGGTGGTCCCCGCCCTGCGCGCCGGCGCCGCCGGATATGTGTACAAGGACGTGGACCCCGACGCGCTCGCCGGCGCCATCCGCTCGGTGCACGCGGGCCATGTCCTGCTCCAGCCGGAGGTCGCGGAGGCGCTGCTGTCCCAGGAGGAGGCCCCGTCGGGCCAGGGCAGGGCCGGCTCGCTCACCGAACGGGAGCAGGAGGTGCTGGGGCTGATCGCGGACGGTCGCTCCAACCGGGAGATCGCCCGGGCGCTGGTGCTGTCGGAGAAGACGGTGAAGACCCATGTCTCCAACATCCTGATGAAGCTCGACCTGGCGGACCGCACCCAGGCCGCCCTCTGGGCCGTACGCCACGGCGTCGACCGCTGA
- a CDS encoding GAF domain-containing sensor histidine kinase: MSHLPRSGLYAVSSALLAMSRHLEVRDVLKTIVASARELLDAEYAALGVPDDHGGFAQFVVDGVSDEQWKAIGPLPRQHGILASMLHGAKPERIADVREDPRFEGWPEAHPDMSDFLGLPVRDGDETIAALFLANKRCPRPQGGCGFTEEDEELLSILAQHAAIALTNARLYERSRELTIAEERSRLAHELHDAVSQKLFSLRLTAQAAAALIDRAPGRAKEELQQVAALAAEATDELRAAVVELRPAALDEDGLVATLRTQIQVLDRAHSARVAFSSFGVRALPAAQEEALLRVAQEALHNALRHSGARRVEVTLHRRGPRAVLRVADDGSGFDPGETRRAGRHLGLVSMRDRASGVGGSLTVESAPGKGTTIEMEVPGG; this comes from the coding sequence ATGAGCCATCTACCCAGGTCGGGCCTGTACGCGGTCAGCTCCGCGCTGCTGGCCATGAGCAGGCATCTGGAGGTGCGCGACGTCCTCAAGACGATCGTGGCCTCCGCCCGTGAGCTGCTCGACGCGGAGTACGCGGCCCTGGGCGTCCCGGACGACCACGGGGGCTTCGCCCAGTTCGTGGTGGACGGCGTCAGCGACGAACAGTGGAAGGCCATCGGCCCGCTCCCGCGCCAGCACGGCATCCTGGCCTCGATGCTGCACGGCGCGAAGCCCGAGCGGATCGCCGACGTCCGCGAGGACCCCCGCTTCGAGGGCTGGCCGGAAGCCCACCCCGATATGTCCGACTTCCTGGGCCTGCCCGTCCGCGACGGCGACGAGACCATCGCGGCGCTGTTCCTCGCCAACAAGAGGTGCCCCAGGCCGCAGGGCGGCTGCGGCTTCACCGAGGAGGACGAGGAACTGCTCTCGATCCTCGCCCAGCACGCCGCGATCGCCCTCACCAACGCCCGCCTCTATGAGCGCAGCCGGGAGCTGACCATCGCCGAGGAGCGCTCCCGGCTTGCCCATGAGCTGCATGACGCGGTCAGCCAGAAGCTCTTCTCCCTCCGGCTCACCGCCCAGGCGGCGGCCGCCCTGATCGACCGCGCTCCGGGGCGGGCCAAGGAGGAGCTCCAGCAGGTGGCCGCGCTCGCCGCGGAGGCCACCGACGAGCTGCGGGCCGCCGTGGTCGAGCTGCGGCCCGCCGCCCTCGACGAGGACGGCCTGGTCGCCACCCTGCGCACCCAGATCCAGGTCCTCGACCGTGCCCACAGCGCGCGGGTGGCCTTCAGCAGCTTCGGGGTCCGCGCGCTGCCGGCCGCCCAGGAGGAGGCGCTGCTGCGCGTCGCCCAGGAGGCCCTGCACAACGCCCTGCGGCACTCCGGTGCCCGGCGCGTCGAGGTGACGCTGCACCGGCGCGGCCCGCGCGCCGTGCTGCGGGTCGCGGACGACGGCAGCGGATTCGACCCCGGGGAGACCCGCCGTGCGGGCCGCCACCTCGGCCTGGTCTCGATGCGTGACCGGGCGAGCGGGGTCGGCGGCTCGCTGACCGTGGAGTCGGCGCCCGGCAAGGGCACCACGATCGAGATGGAGGTACCCGGTGGCTGA
- a CDS encoding transglycosylase SLT domain-containing protein yields MLKNTVIRRANALTKTHKISAACVATLGAATLAFTAAPSEAAPTAQTSVASAPVALGNQAPKGIKASVTDQMAPSLLKAEAIATKAKAASLKKAAQQHATQQAADRSAQRPAVKPAAPKAKSYANNLDGWIRQSLDIMAKKGIPGSYNGLHRNIMRESSGNPMAINNWDINARNGIPSKGLLQVIPPTFSTYHVHGTSANIYDPVANITAAANYAAHRYGSIDNVNSAY; encoded by the coding sequence ATGCTCAAGAACACCGTCATACGTCGTGCCAACGCGCTGACCAAGACCCACAAGATTTCCGCCGCCTGTGTGGCCACCCTCGGTGCCGCCACCCTCGCCTTCACCGCCGCTCCGAGCGAGGCCGCACCCACCGCTCAGACCTCGGTGGCCTCCGCCCCGGTGGCCCTCGGCAACCAGGCGCCCAAGGGAATCAAGGCCAGCGTCACCGACCAGATGGCGCCCTCCCTGCTGAAGGCCGAGGCCATCGCCACCAAGGCGAAGGCGGCCTCCCTGAAGAAGGCGGCGCAGCAGCACGCGACCCAGCAGGCCGCCGACCGGTCCGCCCAGCGCCCCGCGGTCAAGCCGGCCGCGCCCAAGGCCAAGAGCTACGCCAACAACCTCGACGGCTGGATCCGCCAGTCCCTCGACATCATGGCGAAGAAGGGCATCCCGGGCTCGTACAACGGCCTGCACCGCAACATCATGCGGGAGTCCTCGGGCAACCCGATGGCCATCAACAACTGGGACATCAACGCCCGTAACGGCATCCCGTCCAAGGGTCTGCTCCAGGTCATCCCGCCGACCTTCAGCACCTACCACGTGCACGGCACCTCGGCGAACATCTACGACCCGGTCGCCAACATCACCGCCGCCGCCAACTACGCGGCGCACCGGTACGGCTCGATCGACAACGTCAACAGCGCGTACTGA